The Thermus caldifontis genome includes a region encoding these proteins:
- the pckA gene encoding phosphoenolpyruvate carboxykinase (ATP), which translates to MDRLEPLGIKPRKQVFWNTVSPILVEHTLARGEGFLAHKGSLVVDTTPYTGRSPKDKFVVREPGVEEEIWWGEVNQPFAPEAFQALLERVAAYLSDRDLYVQDLYAGADKRFRLAVRVVTESPWHALFARNMFILPRRFPEDDEVEPFAPGFTVVHAPYFLADPGRDGTRSEVFVGISFQRKLVLIVGTKYAGEIKKSIFTVMNYLMPQQGVFPMHASANVGKGGDVAIFFGLSGTGKTTLSTDPERPLIGDDEHGWSEEGVFNFEGGCYAKVIRLSPEHEPLIYRASNQFEAILENVVVNPESRRVEWDDDTKTENTRASYPLAHLENVVDSGMAGHPKAIFFLSADAYGVLPPIARLSPEQAMYYFLSGYTARVAGTERGVTEPKATFSACFGAPFLPLHPGVYARMLGEKIKRHGPRVYLVNTGWTGGPYGVGRRFPLPLTRTLLQAALRGALEGVPYRQDPVFGFEVPMEVPGVPKELLDPRETWADKEAYDLQARKLATLFQENFRKYADGVEEVVLQAGPRVG; encoded by the coding sequence ATGGACCGACTGGAGCCTTTGGGCATCAAACCGAGGAAACAGGTCTTTTGGAACACGGTTTCCCCCATCCTGGTGGAACACACCCTGGCCCGGGGGGAGGGGTTTTTGGCCCACAAGGGGTCCTTGGTGGTGGACACCACCCCCTACACGGGGAGAAGTCCCAAGGACAAGTTCGTGGTGCGGGAGCCCGGGGTGGAGGAGGAGATCTGGTGGGGCGAGGTGAACCAGCCCTTCGCCCCAGAGGCCTTCCAGGCCCTCTTGGAAAGGGTGGCTGCCTACCTTTCCGACCGGGACCTTTATGTCCAGGACCTTTATGCCGGGGCCGACAAGCGTTTCCGCTTGGCGGTAAGGGTGGTGACGGAAAGCCCCTGGCACGCCCTCTTTGCCCGCAACATGTTCATCCTCCCGCGCCGCTTCCCCGAGGACGACGAGGTGGAGCCCTTCGCTCCCGGCTTTACCGTGGTCCACGCCCCCTACTTCCTGGCCGACCCCGGGCGGGACGGCACCCGGAGCGAGGTCTTCGTGGGCATCAGCTTCCAGAGGAAGCTGGTGCTCATCGTGGGCACCAAGTACGCCGGGGAGATCAAGAAGAGCATCTTCACCGTGATGAACTACCTCATGCCCCAGCAAGGGGTCTTCCCCATGCACGCTTCGGCCAACGTGGGCAAGGGAGGGGATGTGGCCATCTTCTTCGGCCTTTCCGGGACGGGGAAGACCACCCTTTCCACCGACCCGGAAAGGCCTTTGATCGGGGACGACGAGCACGGCTGGAGCGAGGAGGGGGTATTCAACTTTGAGGGAGGGTGCTACGCCAAGGTTATCCGTCTCTCCCCGGAGCACGAGCCCCTTATCTATAGGGCCTCCAACCAGTTTGAGGCCATTCTGGAGAACGTGGTGGTGAACCCGGAAAGCCGCCGGGTGGAGTGGGATGACGACACCAAGACCGAGAACACCCGGGCCTCTTACCCCCTTGCCCACCTGGAGAACGTGGTGGACTCGGGCATGGCGGGCCATCCCAAGGCCATCTTCTTCCTTTCCGCCGACGCCTACGGGGTCCTGCCCCCCATCGCCCGCCTTTCCCCAGAGCAGGCCATGTACTACTTCCTTTCCGGCTACACCGCCCGGGTGGCGGGGACGGAAAGGGGGGTCACCGAGCCCAAGGCCACCTTTTCCGCCTGCTTCGGGGCACCCTTTTTGCCCCTTCACCCCGGGGTCTATGCCCGGATGCTGGGGGAGAAGATCAAGAGGCACGGCCCCAGGGTGTACCTGGTGAACACCGGCTGGACCGGGGGACCTTACGGGGTGGGCCGGCGTTTCCCCCTTCCCCTTACCCGCACCCTCTTGCAGGCGGCCCTAAGGGGGGCCCTGGAGGGGGTCCCTTACCGCCAGGACCCCGTATTCGGCTTTGAGGTACCCATGGAGGTACCCGGGGTACCGAAGGAGCTACTGGACCCGCGGGAAACCTGGGCCGACAAGGAAGCCTATGACCTCCAGGCCAGGAAGCTGGCCACACTTTTCCAGGAAAACTTCCGTAAATACGCCGACGGGGTAGAGGAGGTGGTGCTCCAGGCGGGGCCGAGGGTGGGATAG